A window of Amblyraja radiata isolate CabotCenter1 chromosome 25, sAmbRad1.1.pri, whole genome shotgun sequence contains these coding sequences:
- the nefh gene encoding neurofilament heavy polypeptide isoform X3 produces MSYSLDTMYGVSSHRRILGDSPRSVQRSAGSLASSGFHSQTWSRSPSTVASYKRVAPSLTANFNPQITVSSESLDSGFINGGDMRSRNEKEMLQTLNDRFATYIDKVRNLELQNKNLEAEATSLRQQQSGRSAIGELYEREIRDLRNVAVQVSNEKVQLQMEQEHLDDDIQHIKMRYQDENRMREDIDNSIRALNKEVEEMGLLKLDLNRKLHLLTDEASSMRENHEEEVRDLSNQIQGSQVSLEVRDSLKSDVTAALREIREQLEGHAVKTTSQTEEVFKVKLERLNQAAKVNTDAIHAAQGEIFEYRKHLQCKNTELETMRGTKDSMERQRIEMEDRHNADLSTYQEATQQLENELRSTKWEMAAQLREYQDLLNVKMALDIEIAAYRKLLEGEESRFLGGGPYYSPEGFHKGSLVPNHIMAKFDEPIKPIEKEADEVVAEEEMEEKVSTPEESEEAGEEKGEGVEKEAKEEEAASKDEQETKSDKGSVKDEDTKTENVAEEEKVKEKIDNKEDVKKGSKAQAEEKQEEPAKDKKELTIKVEDKSPDKPKEKESPEKKPEDKGMTKPAKKEAEEQAELESKTKEKEKESKAESKDEEKEDSKPEPKPEEMEVKKDAEQEVKPEEKEVKKDAKPEVKPEEKEPKKESKPEEVKKEAKPESKPEEKEAKAESKPEEKEATKDAEPESKPAEVKKDAKPESKPEEKEVKKDTKPESKPEEKQVKKDTKPESKPEEKEVTKEAKPEVKPEEKEVKKDVKPESKPEETVKKDTKPETKPEEKEPKKEAKPEVKPEEKEVKKDVKPESKAEEKEVKKDTKPEPKSEEEVVKKDAKPEAKVEAETQKDPCKPEPTPQGQSEPKKEESKKATETEPAKQEPAKAKEPEKAADTKEANDQSKENDKETKDEMTETVKKVEKSEPTKDQKEEKSEKDQVSKEKTPEGREETQVKESKEEKSEMSSSTKDETKAADKTKKAED; encoded by the exons ATGAGTTACAGTCTGGATACAATGTACGGCGTTAGCTCCCACCGCAGGATACTGGGGGACTCTCCCCGGTCCGTGCAACGCTCCGCCGGCTCTTTAGCAAGCAGCGGCTTCCATTCCCAAACCTGGTCTCGGAGCCCCAGCACAGTCGCCTCGTACAAACGGGTCGCCCCGAGCCTGACGGCCAACTTCAACCCCCAGATCACGGTGTCCAGCGAGAGCCTGGACTCCGGGTTCATCAATGGAGGAGACATGAGGTCGCGCAACGAGAAGGAGATGCTGCAGACCTTGAACGACCGCTTCGCCACTTACATCGACAAGGTGAGGAACTTGGAGCTGCAGAACAAGAACCTGGAGGCGGAGGCAACTTCGCTGAGACAGCAGCAGTCCGGCCGTTCGGCCATAGGGGAGCTGTACGAGAGGGAGATCAGGGATCTGCGCAATGTGGCGGTGCAGGTCAGCAACGAGAAGGTGCAGCTACAGATGGAGCAGGAACACCTGGATGACGACATCCAACACATCAAGATGAGGTACCAGGACGAGAACAGAATGAGGGAGGACATAGACAACAGCATCAGAGCCCTGAACAAGGAGGTCGAGGAGATGGGCTTGTTGAAGCTGGACCTGAACAGGAAGTTGCACCTCCTCACCGACGAGGCTTCATCCATGAGGGAGAACCACGAGGAGGAGGTGCGAGATCTCAGCAACCAAATCCAAGGCTCGCAGGTCTCTCTGGAAGTCAGGGACTCGCTCAAGTCCGACGTCACGGCGGCTCTGCGGGAGATTCGCGAGCAGCTGGAAGGGCACGCCGTCAAGACCACCAGtcagaccgaggaggtgttcaaaGTCAAGCTGGAACGGCTCAACCAAGCCGCCAAGGTCAACACGGACGCTATCCACGCAGCCCAGGGTGAAATCTTCGAATATCGCAAGCATCTGCAGTGCAAGAATACCGAACTGGAGACCATGAGGGGGACCAAAGACTCAATGGAGAGGCAAAGGATTGaaatggaagacagacacaatgcGGATCTATCCACATACCAG GAAGCCACACAGCAACTTGAGAACGAACTGAGGAGCACAAAATGGGAAATGGCTGCCCAACTGAGGGAGTACCAAGATTTACTCAACGTGAAAATGGCCTTGGACATTGAGATTGCAGCTTATAG GAAACTTCTGGAGGGTGAAGAATCAAGATTTTTGGGGGGAGGTCCCTACTATTCTCCAGAAGGGTTTCATAAAGGATCCTTGGTGCCCAACCATATTATGGCCAAGTTTGATGAACCAATCAAACCAATTGAGAAAGAAGCAGATGAAGTGGTCGCAGAAGAGGAAATGGAGGAGAAAGTAAGTACACCTGAAGAGTCAGAAGAGGCTGGAGAAGAAAAAGGAGAGGGAGTTGAAAAGGAGGCCAAAGAGGAGGAAGCAGCATCTAAAGATGAACAAGAAACTAAATCTGACAAAGGAAGCGTAAAAGATGAGGACacaaaaactgaaaatgttgCAGAAGAAGAGAAAGTAAAAGAAAAAATAGACAATAAAGAAGATGTGAAAAAGGGAAGCAAGGCACAAGCAGAGGAAAAGCAAGAAGAACCAGCCAAAGACAAAAAGGAACTGACGATAAAGGTGGAAGATAAATCACCAGACAAACCCAAGGAGAAGGAAAGCCCAGAAAAGAAGCCAGAGGATAAAGGAATGACAAAACCAGCAAAAAAGGAAGCAGAGGAACAAGCTGAACTGGAATCTAAAACCAAAGAGAAGGAAAAGGAATCAAAAGCAGAAAGCAAGGATGAAGAAAAGGAAGATTCAAAACCAGAACCCAAACCTGAAGAGATGGAGGTCAAGAAAGATGCAGAACAGGAAGTCAAACCTGAGGAGAAAGAAGTGAAGAAGGACGCAAAACCAGAGGTGAAACCTGAAGAGAAAGAACCCAAGAAAGAGTCCAAACCTGAAGAG GTTAAGAAGGAAGCAAAGCCAGAGTCCAAACCCGAGGAGAAAGAAGCAAAAGCAGAGTCTAAACCTGAAGAGAAAGAAGCCACAAAAGATGCAGAACCAGAGTCCAAGCCTGCAGAGGTTAAGAAAGACGCAAAACCAGAGTCTAAACCTGAAGAGAAGGAGGTGAAGAAAGATACAAAGCCAGAG TCCAAACCTGAAGAGAAGCAGGTGAAGAAAGATACAAAGCCAGAGTCCAAACCAGAGGAGAAAGAAGTCACGAAAGAAGCAAAACCAGAGGTGAAACCTGAAGAGAAAGAAGTAAAGAAAGATGTGAAACCAGAGTCCAAACCTGAAGAAACGGTGAAGAAAGATACAAAACCAGAGACCAAACCTGAAGAGAAAGAACCCAAGAAAGAAGCAAAACCAGAGGTGAAACCtgaagagaaggaagtaaagaaagatgtAAAACCAGAGTCCAAAGCCGAGGAGAAGGAGGTGAAGAAAGATACAAAGCCAGAACCCAAATCTGAAGAGGAGGTGGTTAAGAAAGATGCAAAACCAGAAGCGAAAGTTGAAGCTGAAACACAGAAAGATCCTTGTAAACCAGAGCCTACGCCTCAGGGGCAATCAGAACCAAAAAAAGAAGAATCAAAAAAGGCTACAGAAACAGAGCCAGCTAAACAGGAGCCTGCAAAAGCAAAGGAACCTGAAAAAGCAGCCGACACTAAAGAAGCCAACGACCAAAGTAAAGAAAATGACAAAGAAACAAAGGATGAGATGACTGAGACTGTGAAAAAAGTAGAGAAATCAGAGCCTACGAAAGATCAAAAGGAAGAGAAATCAGAAAAGGATCAGGTTAGTAAAGAGAAAACACCTGAAGGTAGAGAAGAAACACAAGTTAAAGAAAGCAAAGAGGAAAAATCTGAAATGTCTTCCAGCACTAAAGACGAAACAAAGGCGGCAGACAAAACCAAAAAAGCTGAAGATTAA
- the nefh gene encoding neurofilament heavy polypeptide isoform X5 — protein sequence MSYSLDTMYGVSSHRRILGDSPRSVQRSAGSLASSGFHSQTWSRSPSTVASYKRVAPSLTANFNPQITVSSESLDSGFINGGDMRSRNEKEMLQTLNDRFATYIDKVRNLELQNKNLEAEATSLRQQQSGRSAIGELYEREIRDLRNVAVQVSNEKVQLQMEQEHLDDDIQHIKMRYQDENRMREDIDNSIRALNKEVEEMGLLKLDLNRKLHLLTDEASSMRENHEEEVRDLSNQIQGSQVSLEVRDSLKSDVTAALREIREQLEGHAVKTTSQTEEVFKVKLERLNQAAKVNTDAIHAAQGEIFEYRKHLQCKNTELETMRGTKDSMERQRIEMEDRHNADLSTYQEATQQLENELRSTKWEMAAQLREYQDLLNVKMALDIEIAAYRKLLEGEESRFLGGGPYYSPEGFHKGSLVPNHIMAKFDEPIKPIEKEADEVVAEEEMEEKVSTPEESEEAGEEKGEGVEKEAKEEEAASKDEQETKSDKGSVKDEDTKTENVAEEEKVKEKIDNKEDVKKGSKAQAEEKQEEPAKDKKELTIKVEDKSPDKPKEKESPEKKPEDKGMTKPAKKEAEEQAELESKTKEKEKESKAESKDEEKEDSKPEPKPEEMEVKKDAEQEVKPEEKEVKKDAKPEVKPEEKEPKKESKPEEVKKDTKPESKPEEKEVTKEAKPEVKPEEKEVKKDVKPESKPEETVKKDTKPETKPEEKEPKKEAKPEVKPEEKEVKKDVKPESKAEEKEVKKDTKPEPKSEEEVVKKDAKPEAKVEAETQKDPCKPEPTPQGQSEPKKEESKKATETEPAKQEPAKAKEPEKAADTKEANDQSKENDKETKDEMTETVKKVEKSEPTKDQKEEKSEKDQVSKEKTPEGREETQVKESKEEKSEMSSSTKDETKAADKTKKAED from the exons ATGAGTTACAGTCTGGATACAATGTACGGCGTTAGCTCCCACCGCAGGATACTGGGGGACTCTCCCCGGTCCGTGCAACGCTCCGCCGGCTCTTTAGCAAGCAGCGGCTTCCATTCCCAAACCTGGTCTCGGAGCCCCAGCACAGTCGCCTCGTACAAACGGGTCGCCCCGAGCCTGACGGCCAACTTCAACCCCCAGATCACGGTGTCCAGCGAGAGCCTGGACTCCGGGTTCATCAATGGAGGAGACATGAGGTCGCGCAACGAGAAGGAGATGCTGCAGACCTTGAACGACCGCTTCGCCACTTACATCGACAAGGTGAGGAACTTGGAGCTGCAGAACAAGAACCTGGAGGCGGAGGCAACTTCGCTGAGACAGCAGCAGTCCGGCCGTTCGGCCATAGGGGAGCTGTACGAGAGGGAGATCAGGGATCTGCGCAATGTGGCGGTGCAGGTCAGCAACGAGAAGGTGCAGCTACAGATGGAGCAGGAACACCTGGATGACGACATCCAACACATCAAGATGAGGTACCAGGACGAGAACAGAATGAGGGAGGACATAGACAACAGCATCAGAGCCCTGAACAAGGAGGTCGAGGAGATGGGCTTGTTGAAGCTGGACCTGAACAGGAAGTTGCACCTCCTCACCGACGAGGCTTCATCCATGAGGGAGAACCACGAGGAGGAGGTGCGAGATCTCAGCAACCAAATCCAAGGCTCGCAGGTCTCTCTGGAAGTCAGGGACTCGCTCAAGTCCGACGTCACGGCGGCTCTGCGGGAGATTCGCGAGCAGCTGGAAGGGCACGCCGTCAAGACCACCAGtcagaccgaggaggtgttcaaaGTCAAGCTGGAACGGCTCAACCAAGCCGCCAAGGTCAACACGGACGCTATCCACGCAGCCCAGGGTGAAATCTTCGAATATCGCAAGCATCTGCAGTGCAAGAATACCGAACTGGAGACCATGAGGGGGACCAAAGACTCAATGGAGAGGCAAAGGATTGaaatggaagacagacacaatgcGGATCTATCCACATACCAG GAAGCCACACAGCAACTTGAGAACGAACTGAGGAGCACAAAATGGGAAATGGCTGCCCAACTGAGGGAGTACCAAGATTTACTCAACGTGAAAATGGCCTTGGACATTGAGATTGCAGCTTATAG GAAACTTCTGGAGGGTGAAGAATCAAGATTTTTGGGGGGAGGTCCCTACTATTCTCCAGAAGGGTTTCATAAAGGATCCTTGGTGCCCAACCATATTATGGCCAAGTTTGATGAACCAATCAAACCAATTGAGAAAGAAGCAGATGAAGTGGTCGCAGAAGAGGAAATGGAGGAGAAAGTAAGTACACCTGAAGAGTCAGAAGAGGCTGGAGAAGAAAAAGGAGAGGGAGTTGAAAAGGAGGCCAAAGAGGAGGAAGCAGCATCTAAAGATGAACAAGAAACTAAATCTGACAAAGGAAGCGTAAAAGATGAGGACacaaaaactgaaaatgttgCAGAAGAAGAGAAAGTAAAAGAAAAAATAGACAATAAAGAAGATGTGAAAAAGGGAAGCAAGGCACAAGCAGAGGAAAAGCAAGAAGAACCAGCCAAAGACAAAAAGGAACTGACGATAAAGGTGGAAGATAAATCACCAGACAAACCCAAGGAGAAGGAAAGCCCAGAAAAGAAGCCAGAGGATAAAGGAATGACAAAACCAGCAAAAAAGGAAGCAGAGGAACAAGCTGAACTGGAATCTAAAACCAAAGAGAAGGAAAAGGAATCAAAAGCAGAAAGCAAGGATGAAGAAAAGGAAGATTCAAAACCAGAACCCAAACCTGAAGAGATGGAGGTCAAGAAAGATGCAGAACAGGAAGTCAAACCTGAGGAGAAAGAAGTGAAGAAGGACGCAAAACCAGAGGTGAAACCTGAAGAGAAAGAACCCAAGAAAGAGTCCAAACCTGAAGAG GTGAAGAAAGATACAAAGCCAGAGTCCAAACCAGAGGAGAAAGAAGTCACGAAAGAAGCAAAACCAGAGGTGAAACCTGAAGAGAAAGAAGTAAAGAAAGATGTGAAACCAGAGTCCAAACCTGAAGAAACGGTGAAGAAAGATACAAAACCAGAGACCAAACCTGAAGAGAAAGAACCCAAGAAAGAAGCAAAACCAGAGGTGAAACCtgaagagaaggaagtaaagaaagatgtAAAACCAGAGTCCAAAGCCGAGGAGAAGGAGGTGAAGAAAGATACAAAGCCAGAACCCAAATCTGAAGAGGAGGTGGTTAAGAAAGATGCAAAACCAGAAGCGAAAGTTGAAGCTGAAACACAGAAAGATCCTTGTAAACCAGAGCCTACGCCTCAGGGGCAATCAGAACCAAAAAAAGAAGAATCAAAAAAGGCTACAGAAACAGAGCCAGCTAAACAGGAGCCTGCAAAAGCAAAGGAACCTGAAAAAGCAGCCGACACTAAAGAAGCCAACGACCAAAGTAAAGAAAATGACAAAGAAACAAAGGATGAGATGACTGAGACTGTGAAAAAAGTAGAGAAATCAGAGCCTACGAAAGATCAAAAGGAAGAGAAATCAGAAAAGGATCAGGTTAGTAAAGAGAAAACACCTGAAGGTAGAGAAGAAACACAAGTTAAAGAAAGCAAAGAGGAAAAATCTGAAATGTCTTCCAGCACTAAAGACGAAACAAAGGCGGCAGACAAAACCAAAAAAGCTGAAGATTAA
- the nefh gene encoding neurofilament heavy polypeptide isoform X4: MSYSLDTMYGVSSHRRILGDSPRSVQRSAGSLASSGFHSQTWSRSPSTVASYKRVAPSLTANFNPQITVSSESLDSGFINGGDMRSRNEKEMLQTLNDRFATYIDKVRNLELQNKNLEAEATSLRQQQSGRSAIGELYEREIRDLRNVAVQVSNEKVQLQMEQEHLDDDIQHIKMRYQDENRMREDIDNSIRALNKEVEEMGLLKLDLNRKLHLLTDEASSMRENHEEEVRDLSNQIQGSQVSLEVRDSLKSDVTAALREIREQLEGHAVKTTSQTEEVFKVKLERLNQAAKVNTDAIHAAQGEIFEYRKHLQCKNTELETMRGTKDSMERQRIEMEDRHNADLSTYQEATQQLENELRSTKWEMAAQLREYQDLLNVKMALDIEIAAYRKLLEGEESRFLGGGPYYSPEGFHKGSLVPNHIMAKFDEPIKPIEKEADEVVAEEEMEEKVSTPEESEEAGEEKGEGVEKEAKEEEAASKDEQETKSDKGSVKDEDTKTENVAEEEKVKEKIDNKEDVKKGSKAQAEEKQEEPAKDKKELTIKVEDKSPDKPKEKESPEKKPEDKGMTKPAKKEAEEQAELESKTKEKEKESKAESKDEEKEDSKPEPKPEEMEVKKDAEQEVKPEEKEVKKDAKPEVKPEEKEPKKESKPEEVKKEAKPESKPEEKEAKAESKPEEKEVKKDAKPESKPEEKEVKKDTKPESKPEEKQVKKDTKPESKPEEKEVTKEAKPEVKPEEKEVKKDVKPESKPEETVKKDTKPETKPEEKEPKKEAKPEVKPEEKEVKKDVKPESKAEEKEVKKDTKPEPKSEEEVVKKDAKPEAKVEAETQKDPCKPEPTPQGQSEPKKEESKKATETEPAKQEPAKAKEPEKAADTKEANDQSKENDKETKDEMTETVKKVEKSEPTKDQKEEKSEKDQVSKEKTPEGREETQVKESKEEKSEMSSSTKDETKAADKTKKAED; encoded by the exons ATGAGTTACAGTCTGGATACAATGTACGGCGTTAGCTCCCACCGCAGGATACTGGGGGACTCTCCCCGGTCCGTGCAACGCTCCGCCGGCTCTTTAGCAAGCAGCGGCTTCCATTCCCAAACCTGGTCTCGGAGCCCCAGCACAGTCGCCTCGTACAAACGGGTCGCCCCGAGCCTGACGGCCAACTTCAACCCCCAGATCACGGTGTCCAGCGAGAGCCTGGACTCCGGGTTCATCAATGGAGGAGACATGAGGTCGCGCAACGAGAAGGAGATGCTGCAGACCTTGAACGACCGCTTCGCCACTTACATCGACAAGGTGAGGAACTTGGAGCTGCAGAACAAGAACCTGGAGGCGGAGGCAACTTCGCTGAGACAGCAGCAGTCCGGCCGTTCGGCCATAGGGGAGCTGTACGAGAGGGAGATCAGGGATCTGCGCAATGTGGCGGTGCAGGTCAGCAACGAGAAGGTGCAGCTACAGATGGAGCAGGAACACCTGGATGACGACATCCAACACATCAAGATGAGGTACCAGGACGAGAACAGAATGAGGGAGGACATAGACAACAGCATCAGAGCCCTGAACAAGGAGGTCGAGGAGATGGGCTTGTTGAAGCTGGACCTGAACAGGAAGTTGCACCTCCTCACCGACGAGGCTTCATCCATGAGGGAGAACCACGAGGAGGAGGTGCGAGATCTCAGCAACCAAATCCAAGGCTCGCAGGTCTCTCTGGAAGTCAGGGACTCGCTCAAGTCCGACGTCACGGCGGCTCTGCGGGAGATTCGCGAGCAGCTGGAAGGGCACGCCGTCAAGACCACCAGtcagaccgaggaggtgttcaaaGTCAAGCTGGAACGGCTCAACCAAGCCGCCAAGGTCAACACGGACGCTATCCACGCAGCCCAGGGTGAAATCTTCGAATATCGCAAGCATCTGCAGTGCAAGAATACCGAACTGGAGACCATGAGGGGGACCAAAGACTCAATGGAGAGGCAAAGGATTGaaatggaagacagacacaatgcGGATCTATCCACATACCAG GAAGCCACACAGCAACTTGAGAACGAACTGAGGAGCACAAAATGGGAAATGGCTGCCCAACTGAGGGAGTACCAAGATTTACTCAACGTGAAAATGGCCTTGGACATTGAGATTGCAGCTTATAG GAAACTTCTGGAGGGTGAAGAATCAAGATTTTTGGGGGGAGGTCCCTACTATTCTCCAGAAGGGTTTCATAAAGGATCCTTGGTGCCCAACCATATTATGGCCAAGTTTGATGAACCAATCAAACCAATTGAGAAAGAAGCAGATGAAGTGGTCGCAGAAGAGGAAATGGAGGAGAAAGTAAGTACACCTGAAGAGTCAGAAGAGGCTGGAGAAGAAAAAGGAGAGGGAGTTGAAAAGGAGGCCAAAGAGGAGGAAGCAGCATCTAAAGATGAACAAGAAACTAAATCTGACAAAGGAAGCGTAAAAGATGAGGACacaaaaactgaaaatgttgCAGAAGAAGAGAAAGTAAAAGAAAAAATAGACAATAAAGAAGATGTGAAAAAGGGAAGCAAGGCACAAGCAGAGGAAAAGCAAGAAGAACCAGCCAAAGACAAAAAGGAACTGACGATAAAGGTGGAAGATAAATCACCAGACAAACCCAAGGAGAAGGAAAGCCCAGAAAAGAAGCCAGAGGATAAAGGAATGACAAAACCAGCAAAAAAGGAAGCAGAGGAACAAGCTGAACTGGAATCTAAAACCAAAGAGAAGGAAAAGGAATCAAAAGCAGAAAGCAAGGATGAAGAAAAGGAAGATTCAAAACCAGAACCCAAACCTGAAGAGATGGAGGTCAAGAAAGATGCAGAACAGGAAGTCAAACCTGAGGAGAAAGAAGTGAAGAAGGACGCAAAACCAGAGGTGAAACCTGAAGAGAAAGAACCCAAGAAAGAGTCCAAACCTGAAGAG GTTAAGAAGGAAGCAAAGCCAGAGTCCAAACCCGAGGAGAAAGAAGCAAAAGCAGAGTCTAAACCTGAAGAGAAAGAA GTTAAGAAAGACGCAAAACCAGAGTCTAAACCTGAAGAGAAGGAGGTGAAGAAAGATACAAAGCCAGAG TCCAAACCTGAAGAGAAGCAGGTGAAGAAAGATACAAAGCCAGAGTCCAAACCAGAGGAGAAAGAAGTCACGAAAGAAGCAAAACCAGAGGTGAAACCTGAAGAGAAAGAAGTAAAGAAAGATGTGAAACCAGAGTCCAAACCTGAAGAAACGGTGAAGAAAGATACAAAACCAGAGACCAAACCTGAAGAGAAAGAACCCAAGAAAGAAGCAAAACCAGAGGTGAAACCtgaagagaaggaagtaaagaaagatgtAAAACCAGAGTCCAAAGCCGAGGAGAAGGAGGTGAAGAAAGATACAAAGCCAGAACCCAAATCTGAAGAGGAGGTGGTTAAGAAAGATGCAAAACCAGAAGCGAAAGTTGAAGCTGAAACACAGAAAGATCCTTGTAAACCAGAGCCTACGCCTCAGGGGCAATCAGAACCAAAAAAAGAAGAATCAAAAAAGGCTACAGAAACAGAGCCAGCTAAACAGGAGCCTGCAAAAGCAAAGGAACCTGAAAAAGCAGCCGACACTAAAGAAGCCAACGACCAAAGTAAAGAAAATGACAAAGAAACAAAGGATGAGATGACTGAGACTGTGAAAAAAGTAGAGAAATCAGAGCCTACGAAAGATCAAAAGGAAGAGAAATCAGAAAAGGATCAGGTTAGTAAAGAGAAAACACCTGAAGGTAGAGAAGAAACACAAGTTAAAGAAAGCAAAGAGGAAAAATCTGAAATGTCTTCCAGCACTAAAGACGAAACAAAGGCGGCAGACAAAACCAAAAAAGCTGAAGATTAA